A portion of the Gossypium arboreum isolate Shixiya-1 chromosome 8, ASM2569848v2, whole genome shotgun sequence genome contains these proteins:
- the LOC108457506 gene encoding uncharacterized protein LOC108457506, whose amino-acid sequence MELFYFVVFGALGAVVAALELSKTSKDRINTSPAFNSFKNNYLLVYSLMMAGDWLQGPYVYYLYSTYGFGKGEIGQLFIAGFGSSMLFGTIVGSLADKQGRRRACVTYCITYILSCITKHSPEYKVLMIGRVLGGIATSLLFSAFESWLVAEHNKRGFEQQWLSLTFSKAIFLGNGLIAILSGLFGNLLVGSLSLGPVAPFDAAACFLAIGMAIILSSWTENYGDASENKDLLTQFRGAAVAIASDEKIALLGAIQSLFEGSMYTFVFLWTPALSPNDEEIPHGFIFATFMLASMLGSSLASRLMARSSPRVESYMQIVFVISSVSLMLPIITNVLVAPSKVKGGSISFAGCLQLLGFCTFEACVGIFWPSIMKMRSQYIPEEARSTIMNFFRIPLNIFVCIVLYNVNAFPITVMFGMCSIFLFVASILQRRLMAISDKPKMESWTAMKERDPEAEPLND is encoded by the exons ATGGAGCTGTTCTACTTCGTCGTGTTCGGGGCATTGGGAGCGGTGGTGGCCGCATTAGAGCTAAGCAAGACCAGCAAGGACCGAATCAACACATCCCctgctttcaattccttcaagaACAATTACCTTCTTGTCTACTCTCTCATGATGG CTGGAGACTGGCTTCAGGGTCCATATGTTTACTATCTGTACAGTACATATGGATTTGGAAAAGGGGAGATCGGACAGCTTTTTATTGCTGGTTTTGGCTCTTCCATGTTGTTTGGGACAATTGTTGGATCTCTAGCTGACAAACA GGGCAGGAGGAGGGCGTGCGTTACATACTGCATAACTTACATACTTAGCTGCATTACCAAGCATTCTCCTGAATACAAAGTTTTGATGATAGGTCGTGTTTTGGGAGGTATTGCTACGTCTCTTCTGTTTTCAGCATTTGAGTCATGGCTTGTTGCTGAACATAATAAG AGGGGCTTTGAGCAACAATGGTTGTCATTAACATTTTCGAAGGCAATATTTCTTGGCAATGGTCTTATTGCCATTTTGTCTGGGTTGTTTGGGAACCTACTTGTTGGTTCATTGTCCCTTGGACCAGTGGCTCCTTTTGATGCTGCTGCATGCTTTCTTGCCATTGGGATGGCTATTATTTTATCATCATGGACAGAAAATTATGGAGATGCCTCAGAAAATAAGGACCTGCTTACCCAGTTTAGGGGTGCTGCTGTAGCAATAGCTTCTG ATGAAAAAATTGCTTTGCTGGGTGCCATCCAGTCTCTGTTTGAAGGCTCAATGTACACCTTTGTGTTCCTTTGGACTCCTGCTTTGAGCCCCAATGATGAGGAGATCCCTCATGGTTTTATCTTTGCCACGTTCATGTTGGCTTCAATGCTGGGAAGCTCCCTTGCCTCTCGATTGATGGCTCGCTCATCACCCAGGGTAGAAAGCTACATGCAGATTGTTTTTGTGATTTCCTCTGTCTCTCTCATGCTTCCCATTATAACCAAT GTCTTGGTCGCACCTTCTAAAGTGAAAGGCGGAAGCATCTCATTTGCAGGTTGTCTCCAGCTTCTTGGTTTCTGTACGTTTGAGGCTTGTGTGGGGATATTCTGGCCATCCATCATGAAAATGAGATCCCAGTACATCCCGGAGGAGGCCAGGAGCACAATTATGAACTTCTTCCGCATTCCTCTCAATATCTTTGTTTGCATTGTGCTGTacaat GTTAATGCATTTCCCATCACTGTCATGTTTGGTATGTGCTCGATTTTCCTCTTTGTGGCATCTATCCTGCAAAGACGGCTGATGGCAATATCTGACAAGCCAA AGATGGAAAGCTGGACAGCAATGAAGGAAAGGGATCCTGAGGCAGAGCCACTAAACGATTGA